A genomic stretch from Oreochromis niloticus isolate F11D_XX linkage group LG11, O_niloticus_UMD_NMBU, whole genome shotgun sequence includes:
- the zhx1 gene encoding zinc fingers and homeoboxes protein 1: protein MSSRRKSTTPCMVVPSDVVEQEEVEEKTERTKEEDAGEEEEGKVKEGTEEGLTAEELGHAVVVVPVPPDSDEPGVSTVDNREAVGPSLKSSTTNPPEDLSSDQPTHEQQCDTPEEGGADPAAVAAISLSKTPIMRMKTKSEPKRIAVSLKSADEAAEAFGGGGEGELGGEQEPIEAPLGPMTPVEMLMHDSMKLGGGGLLVTPQLEQQRKSSILNPTVLPAGLAQVLSAFQAQQNTAAAQPQLLIPLSSIPSYSATMDTNPLLGTTYKKFPYPSMAEISSLAAQTQFTEEQIKVWFSAQRLKHGVSWTPEEVEEARRKQFNGTVHTVPQTITVIPAHQLSAANGLQSILQTCQIVGQPGLVFTQVGPGGNLPVTSPITLTVAGLPSQSQSSSRVSCQPTLTNSELKRATTIQPPSLSPQENSALSVDTFSMRPKKSKEQLAELKASYLKNHFVTDAEIARLMKLTNLTKGEIKKWFSDTRYNQRNSKNSHVIVFHDGGGRSGGTCSSTANTTIVIDSSDETPTSPHPPRTPPVKEKETRPKTWNPFPDFTLQKFKEKTPEQLVVLEESFEKNTTPSDEELSRLRTETKLTRREIDAWFTERRKMPSVSTSSPDSSEGGKIETDGAKAGEGGGTGGMASSSPPASSSRKGSQTPPGNRTKQLPSSNKKDIKDKSKKTPEQLHILKSAFVRTQWPTPEEYDQLAEESSLPRSYIVSWFGDSRYSWKNGNLKWFFQYQSGNIEGPNSGGGSKLGSGSRKRRGRNRGWGRSRTRKQPRRSTSLSSDVDKPTPSKKFKTGKEILKEYYLKHHFLNEQDLDELVTKTNMSYEQVREWFAEVQRRLDVGLDPFLEPSARRTDGDEGTQEDEEETQGESMATDEQTGAGQGDEEDEEEDEEEDGDDTDDSEVWEPSRSVKKSLSVSED, encoded by the exons ATGTCGAGCCGCCGGAAATCCACCACACCTTGCATGGTGGTGCCCTCTGATGTGGTTgagcaggaggaggtggaggagaaaacagaaagaacGAAGGAGGAAGACgctggggaggaggaggagggaaaggTGAAGGAGGGAACGGAGGAGGGGCTTACTGCAGAGGAGCTGGGGCATGCTGTAGTTGTTGTCCCTGTTCCACCAGATTCGG ATGAACCTGGTGTATCTACTGTAGACAACAGAGAGGCCGTCGGTCCGTCACTGAAAAGCAGCACTACAAATCCTCCTGAGGATCTGAGCAGCGACCAGCCCACCCACGAGCAACAGTGTGACACCCCTGAGGAGGGGGGAGCAGACCCCGCGGCAGTTGCTGCCATCTCTCTCAGCAAGACCCCGATCATGAGGATGAAGACCAAATCTGAACCCAAGAGAATCGCTGTGTCCCTGAAATCGGCAGACGAGGCGGCGGAGGCTTTTGGAGGAGGTGGCGAGGGAGAGTTGGGAGGGGAGCAGGAACCCATCGAAGCTCCTCTGGGGCCGATGACGCCTGTGGAGATGCTCATGCACGACTCCATGAAGCTCGGGGGAGGTGGCTTGCTGGTCACCCCGCAGTTAGAACAGCAGAGGAAGTCATCCATTTTAAATCCCACAGTCCTGCCTGCTGGTCTGGCACAG GTGCTCTCTGCCTTCCAGGCCcagcaaaacacagcagcagctcagccCCAGCTGCTGATTCCCCTCAGCAGCATCCCCTCCTACAGTGCCACTATGGACACCAACCCTCTGCTGGGCACCACATATAAGAAGTTCCCTTACCCCTCCATGGCTGAGATCAGCAGCCTGGCAGCACAGACACAGTTCACAGAGGAACAGATCAAG GTGTGGTTCTCAGCTCAGAGGCTGAAGCACGGTGTCAGCTGGACTCCAGAAGAAGTGGAAGAGGCCAGGAGGAAGCAGTTTAATGGCACGGTGCACACTGTGCCTCAGACCATCACTGTCATACCTGCTCACCAGCTGTCGGCTGCTAACGGCCTGCAGTCCATCCTTCAGACCTGCCAGATAGTGGGCCAGCCTGGCCTCGTGTTCACACAG GTTGGCCCAGGAGGCAACCTTCCAGTGACCAGTCCCATCACCCTGACAGTGGCAGGGTTGCCTAGCCAGTCCCAGAGCTCCAGCAGAGTTTCCTGCCAGCCCACCCTGACAAACAGTGAGCTGAAGCGGGCTACCACTATCCAGCCTCCCTCTCTTTCACCACAG GAGAACTCAGCCCTCAGTGTTGACACATTCAGCATGCGACCTAAGAAATCCAAAGAGCAGCTGGCGGAGCTGAAAGCCAGCTACCTGAAGAACCACTTTGTCACAGATGCTGAAATTGCCCGATTGATGAAACTTACCAACCTGACGAAAGGGGAGATTAAAAAGTGGTTCAGTGACACCAGGTACAACCAGCGCAACTCCAAGAACAGCCACGTCATTGTGTTTCACGACGGAGGTGGTAGAAGTGGCGGCACATGTAGCAGCACTGCTAACACCACCATTGTTATCGACTCCAGCGACGAGACCCCGACATCACCCCATCCTCCACGTACACCTCCCGTGAAGGAGAAGGAGACCCGGCCCAAAACGTGGAACCCATTCCCGGACTTTACCCTGCAGAAGTTTAAGGAGAAGACCCCGGAGCAGCTGGTGGTGCTGGAGGAGAGTTTCGAGAAGAACACCACACCTTCAGATGAAGAGCTGAGCCGTTTGAGGACGGAGACTAAACTGACGCGGAGGGAAATTGACGCCTGGTTCACTGAGAGACGAAAAATGCCATCCGTCAGCACCTCATCTCCAGATTCCTCTGAAGGAGGAAAAATAGAAACAGATGGAGCAAAAGCAGGAGAAGGGGGAGGAACAGGAGGAATGGCCTCTTCTTCGCCTCCTGCCTCTTCATCTCGAAAAGGTAGTCAAACTCCTCCTGGGAATCGCACCAAGCAGTTGCCCAGCAGCAACAAGAAGGACATTAAAGACAAGAGTAAAAAGACTCCGGAGCAGCTCCATATTCTGAAAAGTGCCTTTGTTCGGACCCAGTGGCCCACACCAGAGGAGTACGATCAGCTGGCAGAGGAAAGCAGCCTTCCTCGCTCCTACATTGTCAGCTGGTTCGGGGACTCTCGGTATTCCTGGAAGAACGGAAACCTGAAATGGTTCTTTCAATACCAAAGTGGCAACATCGAAGGACCAAACAGCGGAGGTGGGAGTAAACTGGGAAGCGGCAGTCGGAAAAGACGTGGACGAAATCGTGGGTGGGGACGATCCCGAACCAGGAAGCAGCCAAGAAGGTCCACCTCTTTAAGTTCAGATGTCGACAAGCCAACCCCATCAAAGAAGTTCAAGACTGGGAAGGAGATCCTGAAGGAGTACTACTTGAAGCACCACTTCCTCAATGAGCAAGATCTGGACGAGCTCGTCACCAAGACCAACATGAGCTATGAACAG GTGAGGGAGTGGTTCGCCGAGGTTCAGCGACGTTTGGACGTGGGGTTAGATCCTTTCCTGGAACCGAGCGCACGGAGGACTGATGGAGACGAAGGAACacaggaggatgaagaggagacGCAGGGAGAGTCAATGGCCACCGACGAGCAGACAGGCGCAGGGCAGGGAGAtgaagaagatgaggaggaggacgaggaggaggatggTGATGACACAGACGACAGTGAGGTTTGGGAGCCGTCACGCAGCGTCAAGAAATCTTTGTCCGTTTCTGAAGACTAG